The genome window ACAAGAAGTACGGTACGTTGGTGCACACATTTATGCCAGTTTCTTGTTTTTAACGCCTCAGGCTCTGTCGTTCGCTATGCACCCAACCGTTATAGCTTCAGCGACCTCGATGCGGTCAAAGTCATCTACGGTCTGGGTACTTCGTTCCCCAAGTCCCCTTGGTACATACCCTGGGGCAACCCCGGCGACAACAATCTGTTCAACGAGAGGTCCTTGGCCAAGCATGCACACGATCGAAAGCAATATCAGTCCACTTACTCTATGTCTTCCTTGGTCAATTACGAAGCCTTTGTTGACGACTGTGCCGAATTGTTAAAGAATCGCCTCTCGGAACTCTGTGCGGCAAATCAGGCAATTGACATGCATAATTGGTTCCAATGCTATGCTTTCGACGTCATCGGTATGATCACATATGGAAAGCGCCTGGGCTTTCTCGATAAAGGAGAGGACGTGGGAAATGTCATCCGTGCCTTGGGAGAGATACTTAGCTATTCAACAATCGTTGGGATCGTCTTCCCCACTCTCCACAATATCATTGTTCCTATCATGAACTTCCTGGCAGGAAATAAAGGACAGGGCGGAACCTACATCGCAGCATTTACCAAAGAGAGGATCAGTGAGACGCGCTCGAAACCCAAGGCTGTAATCTTAGATGACAGCGACTCCACAACCCAGTCTTTTCTCATCAAGTTCCTTGCCAAAAACACTTCAAAGCCGGATGCTTTCACCTCATCTCATGTCTTGTCCGGTTGTCTTGTCAATATGGTCGCGGGGTCTGATACAACTGGCATCAGCCTCTCAGCTGTTTTGTACTACCTTCTCAAAAACCCAAGATGCATGGACAAGCTACAGCAAGAGGTTGATATATTTACTTCCAACGGTCAGCTATCCACTTATGTCACGTATAAACAGAGCCAGGCAATGCCATACTTGCAGGCTG of Fusarium oxysporum Fo47 chromosome I, complete sequence contains these proteins:
- a CDS encoding cytochrome P450; amino-acid sequence: MNIYLIAIPLVSLLLLKAVLTLFQHLRSNLRSVQGPRAARWTLGWYTWKVWQGSFEEVNRDLHKKYGSVVRYAPNRYSFSDLDAVKVIYGLGTSFPKSPWYIPWGNPGDNNLFNERSLAKHAHDRKQYQSTYSMSSLVNYEAFVDDCAELLKNRLSELCAANQAIDMHNWFQCYAFDVIGMITYGKRLGFLDKGEDVGNVIRALGEILSYSTIVGIVFPTLHNIIVPIMNFLAGNKGQGGTYIAAFTKERISETRSKPKAVILDDSDSTTQSFLIKFLAKNTSKPDAFTSSHVLSGCLVNMVAGSDTTGISLSAVLYYLLKNPRCMDKLQQEVDIFTSNGQLSTYVTYKQSQAMPYLQAVIKEALRLHPATGLPLERVVPKGGATISGHFFPEGTIVGINTWVAHRDRGIFGQDADSFSPERWLQDDDERVALMNRFWMPFGLGSRTCIGRHISMLEMCKLIPALVRDFEFALHDNLLHNEWKTKNYWFVKPLDFQVWVKPRTSAG